A genomic region of Oncorhynchus mykiss isolate Arlee chromosome 2, USDA_OmykA_1.1, whole genome shotgun sequence contains the following coding sequences:
- the LOC110510828 gene encoding uncharacterized protein LOC110510828 isoform X3: protein MEEGEANGGEGENTNGEDKMALAEEAKPSKRPRIMQCKVTLLDDTLFECELGKHATGSDLFVKVCDHLNLLERDYCGLAVWDTPTSRTWLDASKEIRKQVADYTYEFTFNVKFYPPDPAQLTEDLTRYYLCLQLRKDILSGLLPCSFVTLAMLGSYTAQSELGEYDPEVHGSHYTKELRLAPGQGKELEDKVMELHRTYRSMSPAQADMLFLENAKKLSMYGVDLHQAKDLEGVDITLGVCSGGLMVYKDKLRINRFPWPKVLKISYKRSSFFIKIRPSEQEQYESTIGFKLPNYKASKKLWKASVEHHTFFRVSSVEPPSSRSRFLALGSKFRYSGRTQAQTRQASSMIARPAPRFTRSASKRLSRTIDEAGDDDLQASQLSASPNKTEDDDWFFMLGSDQPQTLFSPARGRETFSVETSTQSWDDGKSVQTVRQAWQETETGQTVSRTVSQTWQGRVSDEQQQGRLEEEKEEDWSVLLGRRLSLPYVPYPMMKPPVKYRSAQVAKVATAKILERLLQPRQEQSDDWVMQLDRSFEFADTPPCYTPVLPLLITPICPSSVSPPVSLEKEETRQERREVIKRLQEGVFLVEKLREVEVLDERLREVKVLEERLQEVDELEERIQEEVEARQEEEGGVEQEEGEVEEEVVEAAEENVEDVDELEEQIKEVFLKGLLPDESGEDEGLKEESMEEAEESEKGWSNVASTSSVVRRVDLRTQNSVTIVKEMRQQEGGMEEETLEQVAVSDEGLKEDEGWLEERKHQALVEGLPEGLEERRGEIRVERRRKKVTIVTQDESLPDELEKKASEKLSEDQIGGHFYKEGQLMVKFNELFAAEKLGLPIVTIQQEWLQEQEKVREEKQEERVEQVKISGEGLIEVKGGLEDRMRQMSEERLREGEQTVVKTKKTVRIVEEMRRTQKTLEEKSSEDILSEERLGDGFYTEGEVLVKFRKDVERVPHRVRQMEKPQEEEEEEEVVEVNMQPSQPEDKDDWVVLLDSLPHKTLYKPPVMPADSALVPVVSTRFSVVLVDTVEQRAPERECIEVEATQQQPERGLVEGRRLWQMQEDDWFMLLDLVDRVPSGVPTTPVSASLQEQVQVYVDETISSMVKVMTAVQREETRVTVVEEMELQEDQSRLEQKLSQREMEDGWFVLLDIVPREPSVIPSASVEERIPVYPEESVSSVVELTTVEQREERRVTVMEEERRQEEVILPPQPSREMDDDWFVQLDVVPRETSYKPPVAPAEPTPVSPDVISPVVEVKAEQQKPVVVLVEEMRPQQEREVEEWQRQPERDDDWFTLFADVREEPIIVPPVGFVLLDAVREERAGVPPVSLAVSDRVYPEVVPAKHLTIEPEPRVFVVEAVRLLPEDFALEGKATQPQREQDDDWFLQLDVAPKVAAAPVVVIYSGVKETVEQKPPKTVRIMEETVKMEEGPVVTPKEVDDDWFVLWDRAPSKILTTPKAFHVDREVIELVPRRTVIVVEETRKPHRVVEDRRQPEVELVKTLPPQERGEGDDWFTLFEASRQEPVKMPTVAVVTRPAPVVDVMVTSTEQRTQKRVTIVEERWREERTLQQRLPQRQREVDDDWFVLLDAAPKELVALRERLQVYTDITVVKGPAAQPKPRVVVEEEKRPAQPQRDVDDHWFVLRDKKSVAVVATHKAARPVSAPVFSQAALMEAGIPMAPLDLQQPQTSTPIRLPARQDDRKLQVTVEAVDEGSAEVKSKQTDTEEPVQMRKKRAKRTEGDSIYIRHSLLMLEDFEKPQEDLIRHHTSISELKRNFMASVPESRGPSEWDKRLSTHSPFRSLGINGQPLPDADGSVCITPIREELDTKAALQQDESSNTVRPSGGPSPSPASTETGPDRVDSKSHDAPGVAGPYVQDDEHVSSGTTTSHVPVVEVERAQLPHSYQLQGTVLEEEEPADPGSRGEQSGRITGTSHTSYFVSGVPHVIRCFQPPLVQTQTVTITDVSNSLPTDVSTKDVPIVQTQTISYESAEVSVDGTDGGKEATALSSIQSITSESSRETSGTSITTTTTHISKVVKGGASETRVEKRIVITADSEDDQGSDGGATAM from the exons AAACATGCGACGggctcagatctgtttgtgaagGTGTGTGACCACCTCAACCTGCTGGAGAGAGACTACTGTGGCCTGGCCGTCTGGGATACCCCCACCTCCAGG ACATGGCTGGACGCCTCCAAAGAGATCCGGAAACAGGTGGCAG ATTATACATACGAGTTCACTTTCAACGTGAAGTTCTACCCTCCTGATCCAGCTCAGCTCACAGAAGACCTCACCAG GTACTACCTGTGTCTACAGCTGCGTAAAGACATCCTGAGTGGCCTGCTGCCATGCTCCTTTGTAACTCTGGCCATGCTAGGCTCCTACACGGCCCAGTCTGAGCTGGGGGAGTATGATCCAGAGGTCCACGGCTCTCACTATACCAAGGAGCTGAGGCTGGCCCCGGGACAGGGCAAAGAGCTGGAGGACAAGGTCATGGAGTTGCACCGCACATACAG ATCCATGAGTCCAGCCCAGGCAGACATGTTGTTTCTGGAGAATGCCAAGAAGCTGTCTATGTATGGAGTGGATCTGCACCAAGCCAAG GATCTTGAGGGTGTGGACATCACTCTAGGGGTGTGTTCTGGTGGTCTCATGGTATATAAGGACAAGCTGAGGATCAATCGTTTCCCCTGGCCCAAAGTCCTCAAGATCTCCTACAAGCGAAGCAGCTTCTTCATCAAGATCCGTCCCTCTGAACAAGAACAGTATGAGAGCACAATCGGCTTCAAGCTGCCCAACTACAAGGCCTCCAAGAAGCTGTGGAAGGCCTCAGTGGAACACCATACCTTCTTCAG GGTGTCGTCCGTGGAGCCCCCGTCGTCCCGCTCCCGGTTCCTGGCGCTGGGGTCAAAGTTCAGGTACAGTGGCCGTACCCAGGCCCAGACCCGCCAGGCCAGTTCCATGATCGCCCGGCCCGCCCCTCGCTTCACACGGTCCGCCAGCAAGAGGCTGTCCCGCACCATCGACgaag CTGGAGATGATGATCTCCAAGCCTCGCAGCTCTCTGCTAGTCCAAACAAGACCGAGGATGACGATTGGTTCTTCATGCTGGGATCTGACCAACCCCAGACTTTATTTTCACCAG ccagagggagggagacttTCTCTGTGGAGACTTCTACTCAGAGCTGGGATGATGGCAAGTCTgtccagacagtcagacaggcatGGCAGGAGACTGAGACAGGCCAGACGGTCAGTCGGACTGTCAGTCAGACATGGCAGGGACGAGTGTCTGATGAACAGCAGCaggggagactggaggaggagaaagaggaggattgGTCTGTCCTGCTGGGCAGACGACTCTCCCTTCCCTATGTCCCCTACCCCATGATGAAACCGCCAG TCAAATACCGCTCTGCCCAGGTGGCAAAGGTGGCCACGGCCAAAATTCTGGAGAGGCTGCTACAGCCAAGGCAGGAACAAAGTGATGACTGGGTCATGCAGTTGGACCGCAGCTTTGAGTTTGCAGACACACCTCCAT GCTACACTCCTGTTCTTCCTCTACTGATAACCCCAATCTGCCCCTcctcagtctctcccccagtctccctggagaaggaggagactaggcaggagaggagggaggtgatcAAGAGGCTCCAGGAAGGGGTGTTCCTGGTGGAGAAGCTGAGGGAGGTAGAGGTGCTGGATGAGAGACTGAGGGAGGTGAAGGTTTTGGAAGAACGGCTGCAGGAGGTGgatgagctggaggagaggatacaggaggaggtggaagccaggcaggaggaggagggaggggtagaacaagaggagggggaggtagaggaggaggtggtagaggcaGCGGAAGAGAATGTGGAGGATGTAGATGAGTTGGAGGAGCAGATAAAGGAGGTGTTTCTCAAAGGATTGCTGCCAGATGAGTCAGGGGAAGATGAGGGACTAAAAGAGGAGAGTATGGAAGAGGCAGAGGAATCTGAAAAAGGGTGGTCAAATGTGGCAAGCACCTCCTCTGTGGTACGGAGAGTAGATTTGAGGACCCAGAATAGTGTGACTATAGTGAAAGAGATGAGGCAAcaagaaggagggatggaggaggagacgCTGGAACAGGTGGCGGTTTCAGACGAGGGATTGAAAGAGGATGAAGgatggttagaggagaggaagcaTCAGGCTTTGGTGGAAGGGTTGCCAGAGGGGcttgaggaaaggagaggagagataagagtggaaaggaggaggaagaaggtgaCTATAGTGACACAGGATGAGAGTCTTCCAGATGAACTAGAGAAGAAAGCATCTGAGAAGTTGTCAGAGGACCAGATAGGAGGCCATTTTTATAAAGAGGGACAACTTATGGTGAAATTCAATGAACTATTTGCGGCAGAGAAGTTAGGGTTACCGATAGTTACAATTCAGCAGGAGTGGCTCCAAGAACAGGAAAAGGTCAgggaggagaaacaggaggagagagtggaacAGGTGAAGATTTCAGGCGAGGGATTGATAGAGGTGAAAGGAGGTCTAGAGGATAGGATGCGGCAGATGTCGGAGGAAAGGTTGCGAGAGGGAGAGCAGACTGTGGTGAAAACCAAGAAAACAGTGAGAATAGTGGAAGAAATGAGGAGAACACAGAAGACACTCGAGGAAAAGTCATCAGAGGACATTTTATCAGAGGAAAGGCTGGGAGATGGTTTTTATACAGAGGGGGAAGTTTTGGtgaaattcagaaaggatgtggAGAGGGTTCCACATAGAGTCAGACAAATGGAGAAGccccaagaagaagaagaagaagaagaggtagTGGAAGTGAATATGCAGCCATCCCAGCCAGAAGACAAGGACGATTGGGTTGTGCTGCTGGACAGCCTCCCACACAAGACTCTTTATAAGCCTCCAG TCATGCCAGCCGACTCCGCTCTGGTGCCTGTGGTCTCCACAAGATTCTCTGTGGTGTTAGTAGACACGGTCGAGCAGAGAGCACCAGAGAGGGAATGCATTGAAGTGGAGGCCACACAGCAACAGCCTGAAAGGGGATTGGTGGAAGGACGGAGATTGTGGCAAATGCAGGAAGATGATTGGTTTATGCTCTTGGACCTGGTTGATCGTGTTCCTTCAGGTGTACCAACCACACCAGTTTCAG CTTCTTTGCAAGAGCAAGTTCAGGTGTACGTAGATGAAACCATCTCTTCCATGGTTAAAGTGATGACAGCggtgcagagagaggagaccagggtgactgtagtggaggagatggagttACAGGAAGACCAGAGCCGTCTGGAACAGAAACtgtcacagagagagatggaagatggCTGGTTTGTTTTGCTGGACATTGTTCCCAGAGAACCATCTGTGATTCCGTCAG CTTCTGTGGAAGAGCGTATTCCGGTATACCCTGAGGAAAGCGTCTCCTCTGTGGTTGAGTTGACGAcagtagagcagagagaggagagaagggtgacTGTAATGGAAGAGGAGCGACGTCAAGAAGAAGTTATACTTCCACCACAGCCATCAAGAGAAATGGACGATGACTGGTTTGTGCAACTGGATGTCGTGCCCAGAGAAACATCCTATAAACCACCAG TCGCTCCAGCAGAGCCAACACCGGTTTCTCCAGATGTGATCAGCCCTGTGGTTGAGGTAAAGGCTGAACAGCAGAAGCCAGTGGTGGTTCTGGTGGAGGAGATGAGGCCACAACAGGAACGGGAAGTAGAGGAGTGGCAGCGACAACCAGAGAGAGATGATGATTGGTTTACACTGTTTGCTGATGTCCGTGAGGAGCCGATCATTGTACCACCAGTGGGGTTTGTTCTGTTGGATGCAGTCCGTGAAGAACGTGCTGGGGTTCCACCAG TTTCCCTGGCTGTTAGCGATAGGGTATACCCAGAGGTTGTGCCCGCCAAACATCTGACCATTGAGCCTGAACCAAGAGTGTTTGTGGTGGAAGCAGTCCGATTACTTCCTGAAGACTTTGCCCTGGAGGGTAAGGCAACACAACCGCAGAGAGAGCAGGATGATGATTGGTTTTTGCAGCTGGATGTTGCCCCTAAAGTAGCAG cTGCACCAGTGGTGGTGATTTACTCTGGTGTGAAGGAGACAGTGGAACAGAAACCACCAAAGACCGTGAGGATCATGGAAGAGACTGTTAAGATGGAGGAGGGGCCTGTGGTAACACCTAAAGAAGTGGATGATGATTGGTTTGTGCTCTGGGACCGCGCTCCCTCCAAGATACTGACCACACCCAAGG CGTTCCATGTAGACAGAGAGGTTATAGAGCTGGTACCCCGGAGAACAGTGATTGTGGTGGAGGAAACTAGGAAACCACATAGAGTGGTGGAGGACAGACGTCAACCGGAGGTTGAACTGGTGAAAACACTGCCTCcccaagagagaggggagggtgatgATTGGTTCACGCTCTTTGAAGCCTCTCGCCAAGAGCCTGTGAAAATGCCAACAG tTGCTGTGGTAACTAGACCTGCCCCTGTGGTTGACGTGATGGTGACGAGCACAGAGCAGAGAACCCAGAAAAGGGTGACGAtagtggaggagaggtggagagaggagaggaccctgCAGCAGAGACtgcctcagagacagagagaggtggacgaTGACTGGTTTGTCCTGCTGGATGCTGCCCCTAAAGAATTAG TTGCTCTCCGTGAGCGTCTCCAGGTCTATACTGACATAACTGTGGTCAAAGGTCCAGCCGCTCAGCCCAAACCCAGAGTGGTggttgaggaggagaagagaccagCACAACCCCAGAGAGATGTGGATGACCATTGGTTTGTGTTGCGGGATAAAAAATCGGTTGCAG TGGTGGCCACCCACAAGGCCGCCCGTCCGGTCAGCGCCCCAGTCTTCTCCCAGGCAGCACTGATGGAGGCAGGGATCCCCATGGCCCCCCTGGACCTCCAGCAGCCCCAGACATCCACCCCCATCAGGCTGCCAGCCCGCCAGGACGACAGGAAGCTGCAGGTCACCGTGGAGGCAGTGGACGAGGGCTCAGCCGAGGTCAAG TCTAAGCAGACGGACACTGAGGAGCCGGTTCAAATGAGGAAG AAAAGAGCTAAGAGAACTGAGGGTGACTCAATTTATATCAGACATAGTCTTTTAATGTTGGAG gactTTGAGAAGCCCCAGGAGGATCTCATCAGGCATCATACTAGTATCAGTGAGCTGAAGAGGAACTTCATGGCATCTGTCCCAGAGTCCCGGGGGCCCAGCGAATGGGACAAGCGCCTGTCCACTCACTCCCCCTTCCGCAGCCTGGGCATCAACGGACAGCCTTTACCTGATGCCGACGGG AGTGTGTGTATTACTCCTATAAGGGAAGAGCTGGACACTAAGGCAGCGCTACAACAGGACGAGTCCAGCAACACTGTAAGACCATCGGGggggcccagccccagccctgctAGCACAGAAACTGGGCCTGATAGGGTTGACTCCAAATCCCATGATGCACCTGGGGTGGCAGGGCCATATGTTCAGGATGATGAGCATGTTAGCTCTGGGACCACCACCAGCCACGTACCTGTCGTTGAGGTGGAGAGGGCACAGCTGCCCCACTCCTATCAGCTCCAGGGTACagtgctggaggaggaggagccggCAGACCCAGGGTCGAGGGGGGAGCAGTCTGGGAGGATAACTGGAACCTCCCACACCTCCTATTTCGTGAGCGGTGTTCCCCATGTCATACGCTGTTTCCAG CCCCCTCTGGTGCAGACCCAGACAGTCACCATCACAGACGTGTCCAACTCCCTCCCTACTGACGTCTCCACTAAGGATGTCCCTATCGTTCAGACCCAGACTATCAGCTACGAGTCTGCAGAG GTGTCAGTTGATGGGACAGATGGGGGGAAAGAGGCCACAGCACTGAGCAGCATTCAGTCCATTACCTCAGAGAGCAGCAGGGAAACCAGTGGCacctccatcactaccaccaccactcacaTCTCCAAG GTGGTGAAAGGAGGAGCGTCAGAGACCAGAGTGGAGAAGAGGATCGTCATCACTGCCGACTCAGAGGATGACCAG GGAAGCGACGGCGGAGCAACAGCAATGTGA